Proteins from a single region of Chloroflexota bacterium:
- the carB gene encoding carbamoyl-phosphate synthase large subunit yields the protein MSKPSKVLVVGSGPIIIGQAAEFDYAGTQACKALREEGVTSILVNSNPATIMTDEGVADIVYIEPLTVEVIGRIIERERPDGLLPTLGGQTGLNLAVELADAGILDKYDVRLLGTPLDTIKKAEERSLFKQLLIDIGEPVPTSITVNSVEEAVKFAQDVGLPLIVRPSYTLGGSGGGIAHTMEELQKTVAAGLSASLSREVLIEICPLGWKELEYEVMRDAAGNCITVCNMENIDPMGVHTGDSIVVAPSQTLSDKEHQMLRSASLNIIRALGIEGGCNVQFALAPSPIVAEKWCSGETGSAYYVIEVNPRVSRSSALASKATGYPIARVAAKIAVGKRLDEIPNRVTGKTLAAFEPALDYCVVKIPRWPFDKFATGDRNIGTQMKATGEVMAIDRCFEAALQKAVRSLEIGGKLLLWEERSWSRSSEEHESEKRELDSYPLHPHDLRIWAIMAALRRGASPEELSRRTGIDPWFMHKFRNIVEIEKRLLAKVLTPELLLEAKKLGFSDEQIGTLSDKLPEQVRQLRHQWQIRPVYKMVDTCAAEFEASTPYFYSAYEKENEAMPLEGQKAVVIGSGPIRIGQGIEFDYCSVHSAWALSEVGVKSIMVNSNPETVSTDFDTSDRLYFEALDEESLRDILENESQSSPPASVVQFGGQTAINLAEPLARSGMPIIGSSAETIDIAEDRHRFEDFADRSGIPQPPGGAATSVQGAQTIAQHIGYPVLVRPSYVLGGRAMEIVHDTTELARYMSGALELGSKHPVLIDKYLEGKEVEVDAVSDGERVLIPGIMEHIERAGVHSGDSMAVYPGLNLTEAEVNALVDHTVRIGLGLQIKGLMNVQFVIMRNRGYSSVYVLEVNPRASRTIPFISKVTGVPMVRVATKIMLGISLREQGYETGLCKKQKLVAIKAPVFSMSKLAGVDTYLGPEMKSTGEVMGVDYTFEAALAKALLAAGLMLPAKGAILLSIADRDKPEALPIIERLSQADCKLYATEGTAAMIEKEGIRVKFITKKLGEGHPNVLDVIQDGTVNGVVNTITGGRAPLRDGFFIRRAAVEKRIPCFTSLDTARAATEALVRRNHIFSVHPLREYVNGHEP from the coding sequence ATGTCGAAACCCAGTAAGGTCCTGGTCGTTGGTTCTGGTCCTATCATCATCGGCCAAGCAGCCGAATTTGACTACGCTGGTACCCAGGCTTGCAAAGCCCTGAGAGAGGAAGGCGTAACCTCGATACTGGTAAACTCCAACCCGGCTACCATTATGACCGATGAGGGCGTTGCCGATATCGTGTACATAGAGCCACTCACTGTCGAAGTAATCGGGCGCATCATCGAACGCGAGCGCCCTGATGGTCTTCTGCCAACTCTAGGAGGGCAAACAGGGTTGAACCTGGCTGTAGAGTTAGCCGATGCTGGCATCTTAGATAAATATGATGTGCGACTTTTGGGAACTCCACTGGACACAATCAAGAAAGCCGAGGAGCGCTCCCTGTTCAAGCAATTGCTTATTGACATTGGGGAGCCGGTGCCAACCAGCATCACGGTAAACTCGGTTGAAGAAGCGGTCAAGTTTGCTCAGGATGTTGGCTTGCCTTTGATTGTTCGTCCCTCTTACACCCTGGGAGGAAGTGGAGGAGGCATCGCCCACACCATGGAGGAGCTACAGAAGACTGTGGCCGCCGGGCTATCTGCCAGCCTCAGCCGTGAGGTGTTGATTGAGATATGTCCTCTGGGTTGGAAAGAGCTTGAATACGAAGTAATGCGTGATGCGGCTGGTAACTGCATTACCGTATGCAACATGGAGAATATTGACCCAATGGGGGTGCATACTGGAGACAGCATTGTGGTTGCTCCCAGTCAAACCCTCTCTGATAAAGAACATCAGATGCTGAGGTCAGCGAGTCTCAACATTATCCGTGCCCTCGGCATCGAAGGGGGATGCAACGTCCAGTTTGCCCTTGCGCCCAGTCCCATAGTAGCCGAGAAGTGGTGCTCAGGAGAGACAGGTAGTGCCTACTATGTTATTGAAGTTAATCCCAGGGTCAGCCGCAGTTCAGCCCTGGCTAGCAAAGCTACCGGTTATCCTATTGCCCGGGTAGCAGCGAAAATCGCTGTTGGCAAGCGATTGGACGAAATTCCAAATCGGGTAACCGGGAAAACCCTGGCTGCCTTCGAGCCAGCATTGGACTACTGTGTGGTAAAGATTCCACGCTGGCCTTTCGACAAGTTTGCCACGGGGGATCGCAACATCGGCACTCAGATGAAGGCTACCGGAGAAGTGATGGCTATTGACCGTTGCTTTGAGGCAGCACTACAAAAGGCAGTGCGCTCCCTGGAAATAGGTGGCAAGCTGCTTCTGTGGGAGGAACGGAGCTGGTCTAGGTCATCAGAAGAGCACGAGTCCGAGAAGAGAGAGCTCGATTCCTATCCGCTCCATCCTCATGACCTGAGAATATGGGCCATTATGGCCGCGCTACGGAGAGGAGCAAGTCCAGAAGAATTATCGCGGCGCACGGGCATTGACCCGTGGTTCATGCATAAGTTTCGCAATATTGTGGAAATAGAGAAGCGCCTTCTTGCCAAAGTATTGACTCCTGAGCTTCTCCTGGAAGCGAAGAAGCTGGGATTCTCTGACGAACAGATTGGAACATTGTCCGATAAGCTCCCAGAACAGGTGCGGCAACTTCGCCACCAGTGGCAAATTCGCCCCGTTTACAAGATGGTCGATACCTGCGCCGCTGAGTTTGAAGCCTCAACCCCCTACTTCTACAGCGCCTATGAAAAGGAAAACGAAGCTATGCCTCTTGAAGGGCAGAAGGCAGTGGTTATCGGCAGCGGACCGATCCGCATTGGGCAAGGAATTGAATTCGACTATTGCAGTGTGCACTCTGCCTGGGCACTCAGTGAGGTAGGAGTCAAGAGCATCATGGTGAATTCTAATCCAGAAACGGTCTCTACTGATTTCGATACCAGTGACCGTCTCTATTTTGAGGCATTGGATGAGGAGAGCTTGCGAGATATCCTGGAAAATGAAAGCCAGTCTTCTCCTCCTGCCTCTGTGGTGCAGTTTGGTGGGCAGACAGCCATCAATCTTGCAGAGCCTCTGGCACGCAGTGGTATGCCTATTATCGGCTCAAGCGCTGAGACCATTGACATAGCTGAGGATCGTCACCGCTTTGAAGATTTCGCGGATCGCTCAGGTATTCCGCAACCCCCTGGTGGTGCAGCTACTTCTGTCCAGGGAGCTCAGACTATTGCCCAGCACATCGGCTACCCCGTTCTGGTGCGCCCCAGCTATGTTCTTGGAGGCCGTGCAATGGAGATTGTGCATGATACCACGGAACTAGCACGTTATATGAGTGGAGCCCTGGAATTGGGCAGTAAGCACCCGGTGCTCATCGACAAGTATCTGGAGGGCAAAGAGGTGGAAGTGGATGCCGTCTCTGACGGAGAGAGGGTTCTTATTCCAGGTATCATGGAGCATATTGAGAGGGCCGGAGTGCACAGTGGAGATTCCATGGCAGTATATCCCGGCTTGAACTTGACAGAGGCAGAAGTCAACGCTCTGGTGGATCATACCGTCCGCATCGGCTTGGGTCTTCAGATCAAAGGTCTGATGAATGTCCAGTTTGTCATCATGCGAAATCGAGGCTACTCTTCAGTGTATGTATTGGAGGTCAATCCACGTGCCAGCCGTACTATTCCTTTCATCTCCAAGGTTACAGGGGTGCCCATGGTACGCGTCGCCACTAAGATTATGCTCGGGATATCCCTCAGAGAGCAGGGATATGAGACGGGACTGTGTAAGAAGCAAAAGCTAGTAGCCATAAAAGCCCCGGTCTTCTCTATGTCTAAACTAGCTGGAGTAGATACTTATCTTGGCCCTGAGATGAAATCTACTGGAGAAGTAATGGGAGTTGACTACACCTTTGAGGCTGCTTTAGCCAAGGCGCTGCTGGCAGCAGGGTTAATGCTTCCCGCAAAAGGGGCAATTCTCCTCAGTATTGCTGATAGAGATAAGCCTGAGGCGCTTCCGATAATCGAAAGGCTCTCTCAAGCAGATTGTAAGCTGTATGCTACCGAGGGCACAGCGGCGATGATTGAAAAAGAAGGCATCAGAGTCAAGTTCATCACCAAGAAGCTAGGCGAAGGTCATCCCAACGTGCTGGATGTTATTCAAGATGGAACTGTGAACGGCGTAGTCAACACCATCACCGGAGGACGTGCCCCCCTGAGGGATGGCTTCTTCATTCGTCGTGCCGCAGTGGAGAAACGTATCCCCTGCTTTACTTCTCTGGATACGGCTAGAGCTGCCACGGAGGCGTTGGTTAGAAGAAACCATATCTTCAGTGTCCATCCTTTGCGGGAGTATGTGAACGGACATGAACCTTAG
- the carA gene encoding glutamine-hydrolyzing carbamoyl-phosphate synthase small subunit yields MARTVSLVLEDGSVYEGYSFGATVSTYGEVVFNTSMTGYQEMLTDPSYAGQILVLTYPLIGNYGISEHDFESNRIQVRALIVREDCQQPSPWQSASTLHQFLETNGIPGIYGVDTRSLTRRLRSQGVMMGAIVTDKSPEEALEQLRGVPRYDSIDFVKEVSTKAPYQWEPLRTETDSSPRIIVLDCGLKYNILRILRRLGCKVTAVPCTYSAEQILELKPDGILLSPGPGDPALLGHIVDTVKKLVGTKPIMGICLGEQLIGRAFGATTFKLKFGHRGGNHPVRDLETGMVHITAQNHGYAVDADTLMGGLEVSHTNLNDDTVEGLRHRDFPVISIQYHSEASPGPRDNLYLFDRFLEMVRGAKTQGRSADVSRTTPGSVEGQGRKDVETQ; encoded by the coding sequence ATGGCTCGGACGGTGTCATTAGTGCTGGAAGACGGTTCAGTCTATGAAGGTTACTCCTTTGGCGCTACTGTTTCTACCTATGGCGAGGTGGTATTCAACACCTCGATGACTGGGTATCAGGAGATGCTTACCGATCCTTCCTATGCTGGACAGATTCTGGTTCTTACCTACCCCCTCATCGGCAATTATGGCATCAGCGAGCATGACTTTGAATCCAACCGGATTCAGGTGAGGGCACTTATAGTGCGAGAGGATTGCCAACAGCCTAGCCCCTGGCAGAGCGCAAGCACCCTACACCAATTCCTGGAAACCAACGGTATACCTGGAATATATGGTGTGGACACGCGATCGCTCACGAGGCGCCTGCGCTCGCAGGGAGTGATGATGGGAGCAATTGTCACCGACAAGTCTCCTGAGGAAGCTCTTGAGCAGCTCAGGGGCGTGCCTCGCTATGACAGCATTGATTTCGTGAAAGAGGTAAGCACTAAAGCTCCGTATCAATGGGAGCCCCTAAGAACTGAAACTGACTCTTCGCCTCGTATTATCGTCCTGGACTGTGGTTTGAAATACAACATCCTCCGTATCCTGCGCCGCCTGGGCTGTAAGGTAACCGCAGTGCCCTGTACTTACTCTGCCGAGCAGATTCTGGAACTCAAGCCCGACGGCATACTCCTCTCACCTGGTCCCGGCGATCCGGCACTGCTGGGGCACATTGTGGACACCGTAAAGAAGCTGGTGGGTACAAAGCCTATCATGGGTATATGTCTGGGAGAGCAACTTATCGGTAGAGCCTTTGGCGCTACGACTTTCAAACTGAAATTCGGGCACCGTGGTGGCAACCACCCGGTGCGCGATTTGGAGACCGGCATGGTGCATATCACTGCTCAAAATCACGGCTATGCTGTCGACGCTGATACACTCATGGGAGGACTAGAGGTAAGCCACACCAACCTGAACGATGACACAGTAGAAGGCCTGCGTCACCGTGACTTTCCCGTTATTTCAATCCAGTATCACTCCGAGGCATCCCCCGGACCTCGTGACAACCTCTACCTCTTTGACCGCTTCCTGGAGATGGTTCGGGGAGCGAAAACACAGGGCAGATCGGCTGACGTCAGCCGAACTACCCCAGGCAGCGTCGAAGGTCAGGGAAGAAAAGATGTCGAAACCCAGTAA
- a CDS encoding response regulator transcription factor — MFSAIMVADETDLVGRLSSELAQKGFTCSIIPDVEDAMEQINEQRPDLIFIAMDGLSANSRISNLPQRVRQERPLPVIALASREAFHRLESAKGVDDFIVEPWDPAEVAVRAKRLLLRTNHVGSEELLKCGDLTIDLARCEVSVNGRLVLLTFKEYELLKFLASNKDRVFTRESLLNRVWGYDYYGGDRTVDVHIRRLRSKIEDSTHTFIETVRNVGYKFRNGV, encoded by the coding sequence TTGTTTAGCGCGATCATGGTGGCTGATGAGACCGATTTGGTAGGGAGGCTAAGTTCAGAGCTCGCCCAAAAGGGTTTTACCTGTTCCATCATTCCGGATGTTGAGGATGCAATGGAGCAGATCAACGAGCAACGCCCCGACTTGATATTCATAGCTATGGATGGCTTGTCAGCTAATTCGAGGATATCGAATCTGCCCCAAAGAGTGAGGCAGGAAAGGCCTTTACCTGTTATTGCTCTGGCCTCGAGAGAAGCTTTCCACAGACTCGAGTCTGCAAAGGGTGTGGACGATTTCATCGTTGAACCGTGGGATCCGGCCGAGGTGGCAGTGAGAGCAAAACGACTTCTGCTGCGGACGAACCACGTGGGCAGTGAAGAGTTGCTGAAGTGCGGTGACCTGACGATTGATCTGGCCAGATGTGAGGTATCCGTGAATGGTAGATTAGTGCTGCTGACCTTTAAGGAATACGAACTACTCAAATTTCTGGCAAGCAATAAGGATAGGGTCTTCACTCGAGAATCTCTGCTCAATAGAGTCTGGGGCTACGACTATTATGGCGGCGATAGGACAGTGGACGTTCACATCAGAAGACTTCGGAGCAAGATTGAGGACTCCACCCACACCTTTATTGAAACAGTGCGGAATGTCGGCTACAAGTTCAGGAATGGTGTGTAG